The Mesorhizobium sp. M1D.F.Ca.ET.043.01.1.1 genome contains a region encoding:
- a CDS encoding HlyD family type I secretion periplasmic adaptor subunit produces MNERFGDFSTMLAGLVDSLRELGDRLAVSAGVLTAAASTWFDGLNQPTRLAMMAAAGALVLLLISRLFRRRSPALEASKRDLNQRTRPARMLGYVSAIVFVGGIAAWASVALLASAVVANGVVSPEGYRKTVQHLEGGIIGIIHVKEGDKVSAGQVLISLKTTDAQGRYDEVEGRYIRLLATEARLVAELAGQDRIPFPKELTSIDSDMARKVVVEEQALLDSRLATRAGRTQILNKRIAQIQEQSTGARDVMAAEAEQLSLIDQEIASAQEMYKKGLERLPRILALQRSQADIRANQASNRAQVAKNDQQIGETEFQLLNLRQQDSETAAEDLAKARTDLAELRSQLPSRQDVLARTDIVAPIAGTVMNLRVTTESGVISSGQPLLDIVPNEPNLVIDSRIRPTDIDVVHPDMPARVVLTAYPSRHLPQIHGLLTSVSADRLTDERTGEPYFLAKVKVDAADLAELHDIRVSPGMPAEVMILTGEHTLLDYMVAPVEASLTRSFREN; encoded by the coding sequence ATGAACGAGCGATTTGGCGATTTCTCAACGATGCTGGCCGGACTGGTGGACAGCCTGCGCGAGCTGGGCGACAGGTTGGCCGTTTCCGCCGGCGTTCTGACCGCCGCGGCATCGACCTGGTTCGACGGGCTGAACCAGCCGACGCGTCTCGCCATGATGGCGGCTGCCGGCGCGCTTGTACTGTTGCTGATCTCGCGGCTGTTTCGCCGGCGCTCGCCCGCCCTCGAAGCCAGCAAGCGCGACCTCAATCAACGGACCAGGCCGGCGCGCATGCTGGGCTACGTTTCGGCTATCGTCTTCGTCGGCGGCATTGCCGCATGGGCGAGCGTCGCGCTTCTGGCAAGTGCGGTCGTCGCCAATGGCGTGGTCAGCCCGGAAGGCTATCGCAAGACCGTGCAGCATCTTGAGGGCGGCATCATCGGGATCATCCATGTGAAGGAAGGCGACAAGGTCAGCGCCGGCCAGGTGCTGATCAGCCTCAAGACGACCGACGCGCAAGGGCGCTACGACGAGGTGGAGGGACGCTATATCCGACTGCTGGCGACCGAGGCGCGCCTGGTCGCGGAGCTCGCCGGCCAGGACCGGATCCCCTTTCCCAAGGAACTGACGTCGATCGACAGCGACATGGCGCGAAAAGTCGTGGTCGAGGAGCAGGCGCTGCTCGACAGCCGCCTGGCTACCCGTGCGGGCCGCACGCAGATCCTCAACAAGCGCATCGCCCAGATCCAGGAGCAGAGCACCGGGGCAAGGGACGTCATGGCGGCCGAGGCCGAGCAGCTCAGCCTGATCGACCAGGAGATCGCCTCCGCGCAGGAGATGTACAAGAAAGGGCTGGAGCGCCTGCCGCGGATATTGGCGCTGCAGCGCTCGCAGGCCGACATCCGCGCCAACCAGGCATCGAACCGGGCGCAAGTGGCAAAGAACGATCAGCAGATCGGTGAGACCGAGTTCCAGTTGCTCAACCTGCGCCAGCAGGACAGCGAGACCGCCGCCGAGGACCTTGCCAAGGCGCGCACGGACCTCGCCGAACTGCGCAGCCAATTGCCCTCACGCCAGGACGTGCTGGCAAGAACGGATATCGTCGCGCCGATCGCCGGAACGGTGATGAACCTGCGGGTAACAACGGAATCGGGCGTGATCTCCAGCGGCCAGCCGCTTCTCGATATCGTTCCCAACGAGCCCAATCTGGTGATCGATTCCCGCATCAGGCCTACGGACATCGACGTGGTGCATCCGGACATGCCGGCCCGCGTGGTGCTGACGGCCTATCCGAGCAGGCATTTGCCGCAGATTCATGGCCTGCTCACCTCGGTGTCGGCCGACCGGCTGACGGACGAGAGGACCGGCGAGCCGTATTTCCTTGCCAAGGTCAAGGTCGACGCGGCCGATCTCGCGGAGCTGCATGATATCCGCGTGTCCCCCGGCATGCCGGCCGAAGTCATGATCCTGACCGGAGAGCACACTTTGCTCGACTACATGGTGGCCCCGGTCGAGGCCTCGCTGACACGCTCCTTCAGGGAGAATTGA